AGCCTCAGAGTGCAGGCCATGTGGCCGATCAACCAAGTAAACGTTTAAAAGAATCATTTGTAACATTGGAATCCTCTAGAAAAAAAGATCATCATTTAACAGCTGATCAATATGTAAATGTAGATCAacccataaaaataaaaaatgtaactgAAACCGAGTTTGAGCAGTTTGAAACTGTCATCACTCCTGCAAGTACACCTGAAACTGAAGTTTGTAGACACAGTAGTTTATGTCCTGAGACAGTGTTTACTGAGTGCGAGAAAACTACTTTAAAAATTGTGGATCCCATGGATATTGAATGTgacaaatcaaataataaacatgataaagctatGGTTGAATCGGAAGTTTGTCTTCCTGgaagtaaaaatgtaaatatgtttcaCACCAAAAGAGTTGAACATTGTTTACCATTACAAAACATATTGAGTAGAAAAAAGAATGCATTGCCAGCAAACATAACAAGACAAGGTCAACTATCAGTACAAACACAGCCTCAAAGTCAGATATTAGTGCAAGTTCAACCTGAAGGTCAACCTTTTGTGCAAACACCCCCTGAAGGTCAACTATCTGTGCAAATACAGCCTCAACACCACCTATCACTGCAAAATCAACCTGAAGGTCAACTATCAGTGCAAGCACAATCTGTAGGTCAACAATCAGAGCAAACACGGTCTCGGTCTCGGGGTCAGCCATCAGTACGAACACGTTCTAAGGGCCAGTCATCAATGCAAACACGGTCTCAAGGTCAGCTGTCAATGCAAACACGGTCTAAGAGTAGGCCATCAGTGCAAACACAGTCTCAAGGTCAGCCTTCAGTGCAAAAACAGCATCAGAGTCAGCTGTTGGTGCAAAATCTACTTCAAGCTAAAGTATCTGTGAAGATAAATGGTAGAGTTAAACTATTGGATCAACCACAAATTCAAGCTAAACTATTGAAAGAACCAAAGTTTCGAGCTCATTTATTGAGACAACAACCTATATTTCAGTTTGTACAAACAGAGCCTCAAGATCAGCCATTGGTCATGAACAAAGAACAAAAGTCACAAGGTTAGTATTAATTAACGTAGAAAATTGCAAACCAtagatatttttttgtaaagtaaaaaCAAGAACATGTATTGAAAAGATTATGGAGATTTGGTCATAGTGGTATTTattccaatgagacaaatttccatAGCGTAAGGACGAGGAtgtaataattttcttttttgttgctCAGGAGTTGCAGCCCTTTGAAATTCATTGCTTTAaaatgacacaaataaatattataaaaattcaGGATAAAAATCTAACACTAAAAATTTATCAGAAGTAAAAAGTACACTGTTGAAGTGTTCATGACATACTCCCAGGAGcctctttttgtttttaattcacatCTACCATAGTAGAAGGAATGTCTTCCAGCCTGTGTGTACTTCTATTCATCCTTCCCATATCAGGTTAATTTATTATAAAGGATGTTtaatcaaatcaacttgaaatttactAGTTGTTCGTATAAATTGTGTGAACTTTTTACAATATGTTCCAAATAGAGTTTTTACCACATTTTGAAGTTCAATTGTTATGGTCATATCTTGGTAGAGTGCACACCATCATTTATGTAGCTTTCGCCACAAAAAATAACACATGTGTTTCTGCTAAGGTGCTGAAAAAAAGGGTAGGTAggcaatatcattttatttaacaAACATATTTTACCTGGTTACAACTAATTAAGGAATCTGGCTGTGCTTGttccaaaatgaaataaaaagtgtaAGGGTAGGCACTACAAATTAGGATAGGTAGGGTTAATGgaaacacttgtattattttttttggccttaCAAAAGTAAGACTGGATCTGTCACAGTAGTGAAGTTGTACAGCAGAAATCTATACTTgtatgttcagtagttgttgtttgttgatgtggtaagtaagtgtttctcttttctcagttttatacagattagacctttagttttcctgtttgaattgttttacacatgTCATTTAGGGGTCTTTTAAAGTTttctgttcagtgtgagccaaggctctgtgtaaGAGGCCGTACTTTGAACTCTAATTTTCTACTTTTTATACCTAATATTACAGGTAAtctgtccttatttttttcagaatagtttaaaaataaagttgttgAGTTGAAACGAAAATACAATTGAATGAATTGATTATATGATGGTTATTTACATCTTCAAAGAAGTTCTATGTGATATTGTTCAAAATAAATACTTCCATCAATTTTCATAGCACATCACTGAAGGGTTTAGCATTTTCAGTTCTTTGAATTGTGTTTTAAGCATAATTATGAGGTTTGACTTGGAAATTGGGCATATTACAATGTAGTTTTTGTACATGCAGAAAAACAACTAGAAGTGTATAAacatttattgattttgaaagtaaaaaaaaataacatgactaCTAGACaatgatagaaaacaaaaaatgaaaaattcactaaatgcatctataatttttttttatcaaatttactgTAATTTATGTTCAGTTGCATGAATAACAGTAAGCCTATGACTATGTAAGTtggcaaaaaaaaagtttaaagactAATACTTTTTCAATGATTTGCTTTTAGCAGTTTTAGATATTactgaattatctcccttttaaatATTACATGAAATATGGTAAACTTAAGATATGAGTTAATCAGcattaataaacatgataaagacaagTCAAattgaataaacataaaaaataaaaacttaaaatgcTGCATTTGGATTATTTTACATTGATTCTGACTTCTTACAGAAACAATACCTGTACAATTGGagattctgtaaaaaaaaaatgcatcttaGAAAAGGAAGTAAATTGATTTGTTAATATCTATTGTAATGAAAGGCTTAAATGAGCAAAATGGTAGCTGTTTAATTTCTATCatgttaaattttgatttttatttgtttgcagTTGTGAGTATATTATAAAAGAAATCATTTGCACAGTTTATGAACTTGACAGCATCATTTGtgcaaacttcattgaatatCCATATCCTCCCCAACTGTACCAGTAGATACCATCATAGAACTGTCCACTTGGTTGGTAGGGTCCGCCATAATAATACTTTCCATTCAAAAATGCGTAGGTACAGTAATTGAACCACCATCCTCCCTGATAGCCTGCGGCACATCTGTGGGTGTCTAACTTGTCTGGTGTGGCAAACACCATGTTGTTATTTTGTGACATTGAGTCTCCTGTATCGCCGCTGTAGCCACCGATGGATAGCCTGAAGTGTGTAGAATCCATCAGTTTGAAGTAGTTATAGCGAGCATTTTTGTTAATTCCTGCCCAATCTTGTAAGTTAACTGTCAGAATACTGTTTCCTGAAATAAATCAAACaggatatttatatatatatatatatattatatatgtttcttttagtcagtaGGTGATAGGGAGTTCTTAGAGTTTTTATTGGAGAGATGGCATCTTTTTGGGGGTTAAGATTACATGAAATACAATCAAAACTAaggtactgacttgatatctaaatcttccaagttTATCTCTACTTGCTAGATACTCAAAATATAGTGCATAAATCGTTTCATTCTAAACAGCCTATGCACGAACAGTTACAGAAATTAATCAAAGGAATATATATGCTCAGATAAGTCATTTGTGTAAGTTACAAAATGTCCTAAAATAAAGAATGTAAATGGAAATGTgataaaaagacaacaacctgaccaaagagcagaaaaaagacAAAGACCACTAATTGGTCTTCAACACTGTAAGAAATTAATCCCTTCACTctacttttcttaaaaaaaaacttaatgagAGCAACCATTaaacttcaagtgagtgttttttttttaattatttttgtctgaGAAAGAAATTTGTTTTCACACAAAgggcaacatttttttaaaccctatcaatcaaatttattttcttcaaaattgaaCACTTAAAGGTACTTTGGGAAAATACTGGTTTCATGTATATTTCTTTCCATCAAAATGAGGATCAGAATAATTTTtttaggcaaaaaaaaatatccctaagacccccccccccccccccccctttgaagTTACATGGTTCTTCCCTAAACATACATAGTTTTAATATGATCTTACCTTGATGATTTGTCAAGTAATAAATTGAGTTAAGACCCGCCCAGTAATCTCCCTGAGAAGAACCAAAACCAGCTACATAATCATGCCAATATCTGTTGAAGTTTTCTCTTCCGTCAACCCTGCGCTGAATTACATTGAAGGAGTTGTTTGGTGTATGCTCACATATAAtctgaaatagaaaataattgaatatGAAAGTAATTAAGGgtagagttaaaaaaaataattgctaaaGCATAATTCTAATCTGTCCTTCAAAAGAAGAGGTGGCTTTATGTTTTTCACTGTTTTTGCCACTGATGGTTAGTTTTGAGGTAGTTACACCTGTCAGGTTTAAGGTATACCATCAAGAGTACCAAGATCAGACAAATTACTTCTTGCACTTTATTAATCACTTAAACACAGTAACAAGACAATTGAGGGGATTATTTCCTGTTTGAATATGATGATTGGATTATCTTGAAAAGTGATAAggaagattttcaataaaaacagtTATAGAAAATAGTTGTGGGGCTACTATTTCAACAATTTTTAGCGGTTTGTGCAAATTTCAGCACCCAAACTGTAGATTAACCACCTCCTGGTAAAATTCAAAGAGGAATGAACACTggcatgaaaattggtattttttttttttatttatttctgccATACATTCAAACATATGATATGGCCCTTAAAAGTTTCCCTACCTTGAAGTAGGTCTTTGTTGTATTCATCCATAGTTTATATACACCACTCTTTTGGTAACCTCCAAGTTTTCTGGCTGCTCCACAATCTAAATGAAAAGAACTTGTGGTAAAATATCTAAACCagtaaaatattgtttatgtattaattaCTGTAGCAAAGTTTTGGGGCAATTATAAAAGTTAAGCCAAAAAGCTTGagaaaaatctgaaataattatAGAAATTATCTCATCCTCTCCCTAAGTAAACCACAATTTTACTTCAAGGGAAACAaagggggtatgtttttttttgttcaaaaatattctgatccccaatttgattaaaaaaagttGTGGTTAGTCAGATGACAAAAATATTTCTCACTCAGACAAAAATCCATACCACCTTTTGAAGTTCAATGGTTCCTAAGTGAAGGAGAGATGTAGAATTATTACTTTTGTTCATTTGTCTATCAGAAGTTTGTAAATGCAACTCCTAAACTAATATCTCacttgatttcaacaaaaatttcagataatttaaagaatttgataccatttttatttttcaccaaAATGTGCACTTTATAAGTGGGACTTACAATAGTAAAACAcagactactgtggattcatttatttccgtgggtaccaattttcgtggattgagggaAACTTACATATTggtgaatatttaatttcgtggttttaccgaAGTCTGCATACACGCCTtcttaaaatttgtcatttgttgaacatttaattcgTGGTTTGCCTGTgccaacgaaatccacgaaaattggtatcccacgaataataatgagtCCACAGTATGCAATAATTATAAATGTGTATGTCTCTTCAAACATGCATTGCTTGGATTTAATTGAAATTAACTTTCATAATTCTTCAATACATAATATCAATTTACAACTTATATAAGATTTATAAAACAGAATGATTTTTTGGTTTTCCCTTGCAAAACATGAACTTcataataattttcatttgaaagACTGTATGTGTTTATTACAAACGGCCTAGGGACAATATTTAAAACCAAACATAATTTTTACACAAGTATTAGATGTAGTACTAGTAAGAATATATTACCATGATATTgtttaatatcattttcattGACTGCCTCTTCATCCAGACTGTTAACCaatgataaacaaacaaacacaacgGCAAGTATCAATGTCTTCTTCATACTTATAGCCATTTTAATTCTAAGCTAcctgtttaaatataaaatataaagtcatattttaaaaatcaaaaaaaaaaaaattaacttttacattttcatagtgcaaaatacaattaattaaatcaatttaaaagaaacatataaaagattcaatataaatattatatgcaTTTTAATATTCTCGCaatattgttatttttcaaaGGGCTGAGATTTCATCACAATCTCTTATGCACTCATGACCTTTTTCTCAGCATGAATATATAGTTTTAAGATTTTAATCCATTATAAGTTTAAACTTGTGAGAAAAAGATTTAAATACCAACACCCAACATCTCAGATGATGATGAGTGATGCATTGCTGCTTGCAATGTTTGGTGGCTTAATAATTTTAACTTAATTTAAATACAGGATGATAATATGTTATTTATGAAGCTAGATAAATGTACTAGACAGAAATGCTGAGTCAGGTTATTTCAACCTGCTAAGTCGCAAGGTAGCAATCCCCAGGGAATAATTTATGCATGCTAAATGTGCATAACATTATTCTGATCCATGCTTCATGTGCATGCATGGATAACAATATATGTTATGCTTTATCAATGAGATAATAATAATTTGTGTAAAGAAACCCAAGATGTaacttttcatttataaattctTAAATCAGATAACTTTTATTGAATTGAACATACACATAAATGTACTGACACTGAAATAATaaagtatttttaaacaaatataaaatactcTGAATCAGCAATTTATACTATTCATTGTTAATTGAATTTTAGTTACTCTTATGATATGCATAgaaataaataatgttaaatacaTACTCACAAGGTCTTTTTACGTGTAAATTATCAAAGAATCAAATAACTGTGAACTATAAATATTgcttacaattatatatatataaatattaccgGTAACGGGATAGTCTCTCTCCAATCCAGGAAGTTAATATGAAAAGGATTGAAGGAAATtgtgaaataaatgaataaataatgtgACACTCAAAGTCACATGTCTAAAGTCAAgttatatgcattttttaatgtccGTATAGACAGTACTTATAGATACACTCTATTGATTAGAACCTGTGTTCAAACCTACAGGTGAAGATCTAGAGTTATCTCAGTCAAGGTGAATGACCTAGTAATCATGATAGGGTCATATTaagttggatatttttttttattttttataaagactAAGTTTTTAACTGGATTTTAGAGGGGAAAATAGGTTATTAATTTGGGGATGGGGCTTGTGGACAGGCGGGTTCAAAATagcattttattattaacatgCAACACcagaagaattttttttctacaaattttaataTCTAAATGAGGGTCATgcaagttcagttttttttttttggggggggggggggggactctAGTATCGATCTATAATATagtattttgagaaaaaatataaaggtgtcaaaaatagtattttggGCCATAAAAATGAACATGTTTatttgccctaaccctacctacccagaaaatagTTGCCTACGCAAAATCTTTTTTTGCCttgatgtgaattttttttttttattcagataggTATAAAGACTAAAATGAATTGGAAACCTCTATTTCTCTGcaccaaaaaagaaaagaatttcctacctacctacctacccactgtcccTACCTGCAGGTAGGGTTTTGGAaaccaaaatatatttaattgggcCTTGTTAGtaaaaacatgaatgtgtcccaagtacactgatgccccatccgcactatcattttctatgttcagtgaaccgtgaaattgggataaatctctaatttggcattaaaattggaaagatcatatcagagGGAACATGCTTACTTTACATTTCAAGtagttcatcaaaaactaccttgaccaaaaactttaacctgaagtgggacagattgAGGAAcagaagcacagaccagaaaacataatgcccataaatggggcataaaaattaaaagaagacATGTCACTGTGCAAGCATGCAACCATATTTGATCCTTGTCTAGACTaaaatttctttcaaatatttgataGATAGATGTGATATCCCGAATCTTCACAAAAATTTCAAGgttaagaaatagaaaaaatattttacttgTCAAGGAGTGCATAGATTTTTATCTAATATTTGATAAGAAggatattaatattttaaaatgaattataaggaaatatttgaaaataaaaatgagcTTTATACTGTGAGCCCTTTCATCTCTttcttgaaatatatttttcttcttaagggcatacgatacagttacaggggaggtaatgacgttgctaacgtaaaatgttattttcgcgacgtcaaactatgacatatcagGGGTTTATCTGGGTATTTTGGGAAAAAGGACCCTGGCCAGTATTGGGTATTTTTAACGCGGTTTTCAATGAAATTGGGAAAAACAACCAATATACCAGATGTTAGTTTTAGTGGGATTAgttcataaaattattttttgttggtGATATAAAGTAAGGACTACaccttctttgttttttttaaatataacaacatggCATTTCAGTTTATTTGAGTATCAaaataaggccaactaaaattaattagtagattttcatccaaatttttgaaaaacatggggcgggtgggaggattttattttttaaattttatttcatatgaaacccttgtcacaagttcttcataccgcggggtatatgctagtggaaaacaagcttgtataatgtatatacatgttgtataaggaatctgacactattttttaaactcttaaataaaaatccctgattggcaaccactgttatacatgtaattgccgatttagaaacctatttatagtatacatcaaagggaagagaaatgctctcttcagttagactagacctacaccaaatttattttgctttctaagcaatggtttgtagtccacataaaatcaataaaatgtattggtacaattgtatgcaacacaagtattatgagtacaaaataaaatgtaaactcagtgttgaaagtaattatgtgatgtaaaacatgaacttaaccaaaaagtagttttttaatgactaaattgagggtattgggacagttACAGAGGGTGCTTGCTGATTGTCAACAAAAACAATAGCCATGGGTAAATATAAGGGaattaaaatgcgtgtttgtcgacttttttttctcaatatatggtcataaatcaaacaaattcgtgcttgtgtcaatttcttaaatccagtcatgttttttgtaccaatttgttctacgattcttgcgctttggatatcatttacagtccaaatttcctgacacaaagtcatcgtataaataaagaaaaaacacggttttcgattcacttgtgactaccgcaatttgcgttaaatgacaaggcgttttactcgttactcgaatatttcatgcccttctcgttatcaatctctattctcggtagatgttGTCAtaatagagcagcagaatatgtcgactcAATCATATCGTTATTAGATTACTCTgagaaatacaaaaacgaaatttgaaacaggaagtgttgaatgaaacgaaattatcgatagttcccggtaacggacatgataaaatccggaaatcgtaattttgttaaataaaaaaaatcggggcgggacgatttcagaggggcgggcggggatgaaaatctagcaattaattttaattggcttAATGAGTTCCAACTTCTTAAaggattgttacatttttttgattttgacattgaaaatttgtgaaataaaatattttaagttctgtataaaatatatcctgtttctattttcttttttacatatcttttagttttcaattttagtgttgCTATGATAGCTGTCACATGTttggttcttttcattttttatttactgtatttGATTGACAAACCCGGAATTATATACTTGTCCGTTTCCGGATTTGATCTGGTTTTAGTTTATTCCCACACTTCCTGTTTATTTATTAATGGCTGCCATTGTTTGTCAATGTTGTTTTCATTCAATATGTTTCAActtggatttacacattacttgttggcaattttttttacataaagctagcggttgaataaaataaacatatctGTCATGAATGATAAAgattaaaatgaattttgtgatcAGACAAGGCAGCAAATAATGTATGCATACATTGACGACACATATGATCTTCGGTACGTTTTGTATCAATTTGTCTCCAAATCGGGAGATTGTCTCCATATATGAAGAATGTCTCCCGATTGGAGAATATTGCCTAGCTGTTCGGACCCATTCCCAACGGCAAAAACCTtacatttttcccaattttggcAGCAAAATTCCCAAATgatcacaaaattcattttaatcTTTATCATTCATGACagatatgtttattttattcaaccgctagctttatgtaaaaaaaattgccaacaagtaatgtgtaaatccaagTTGAAACATATTGAATGAAAACAACATTGACAAACAATGGCAGCCATTAATAAATAAACAGGAAGTGTGGGAATAAACTAAAACCAGATCAAATCCGGAAACGGACAAGTATATAATTCCGGGTTTGTCAATCaaatacagtaaataaaaaatgaaaagaaccaaACATGTGACAGCTATCATAGcaacactaaaattgaaaactaaaagatatgtaaaaaagaaaatagaaacaggatatattttatacagaacttaaaatattttatttcacaaattttcaatgtcaaaatcaaaaaaatgtaacaatcctTTAAGAAGTTGGAACTCATTaagccaattaaaattaattgctagattttcatccccgcccgcccctctgaaatcgtcccgccccgattttttttatttaacaaaattacgatttccggattttatcatgtccgttaccgggaactatcgataatttcgtttcattcaacacttcctgtttcaaatttcgtttttgtatttctcAGAGTAATCTAATAACGATATGATTgagtcgacatattctgctgctctattaTGACaacatctaccgagaatagagattgataacgagaagggcatgaaatattcgagtaacgagtaaaacgccttgtcatttaacgcaaattgcggtagtcacaagtgaatcgaaaaccgtgtttttt
This genomic window from Mytilus galloprovincialis chromosome 9, xbMytGall1.hap1.1, whole genome shotgun sequence contains:
- the LOC143044912 gene encoding angiopoietin-related protein 1-like isoform X1, with the protein product MAISMKKTLILAVVFVCLSLVNSLDEEAVNENDIKQYHDCGAARKLGGYQKSGVYKLWMNTTKTYFKIICEHTPNNSFNVIQRRVDGRENFNRYWHDYVAGFGSSQGDYWAGLNSIYYLTNHQGNSILTVNLQDWAGINKNARYNYFKLMDSTHFRLSIGGYSGDTGDSMSQNNNMVFATPDKLDTHRCAAGYQGGWWFNYCTYAFLNGKYYYGGPYQPSGQFYDGIYWYSWGGYGYSMKFAQMMLSSS